From the genome of Nocardia sp. NBC_01503, one region includes:
- a CDS encoding 2-oxo acid dehydrogenase subunit E2, protein MPEFRMPSLGADMTEGTLLTWLVHPGDSVHAGDVVAEVDTAKAAIEVECFDDGVIGELLVPEGVTVPVGTPLATITAVAAAGDTGSAAEIPTGPAKVTEAVKVAEAAEVAAAAEGERAAEIPEVGEVAAATVGTGVADRPSRRRKRAIRAATRAEAPPEAAPVRAAASLPTAESPNARTLPFAAGAQHTGVRATPLVRRLAAEAGIDLDTVHGSAPGGRIVRSDVEHAATERAGAIERPEGMIHNTGEEFAVPVPASRTADRIVSDDVARQQQTPSDALAHASDKTGRASGYARRLAVDLGVDLAAVGGSGIDGAVRAADVRAAAATVAQRRESSTEVAPALGSRTVAPEPAPTERVVSAASSRAERVAELPPRDPVAMRRAIAAAMTRSKQTVPHYYLSSTVDMDAALRWLRETNRRAPVAERLLPAALLLTATARAAKAVPEMNGYWVDERFQPASVVHLGMVVSLRGGGIIVPTIPDADTLAPTAMMAALRGVAERTRTLRLRAADTTPATITVTNLGDLGADSVFGVIAAPQVAIVGFGAISERPCAVDGLLGVRAQVTATLSADHRASDGAVGARFLHTLSDLLQHPEEL, encoded by the coding sequence ATGCCCGAATTCCGAATGCCCTCCCTCGGCGCGGATATGACCGAGGGCACCCTCCTGACCTGGCTCGTCCACCCCGGCGACAGCGTGCACGCCGGTGACGTCGTCGCCGAGGTCGACACCGCCAAAGCCGCCATCGAAGTCGAATGCTTCGACGACGGCGTCATAGGCGAACTCCTGGTCCCCGAAGGCGTCACGGTCCCGGTCGGCACCCCGCTGGCCACCATCACCGCCGTAGCAGCGGCCGGGGACACCGGCTCTGCCGCTGAAATACCAACGGGCCCTGCGAAAGTCACCGAAGCCGTGAAAGTGGCCGAAGCCGCGGAGGTGGCAGCGGCCGCGGAGGGCGAGCGGGCCGCGGAGATCCCCGAGGTCGGCGAGGTTGCGGCGGCCACCGTCGGCACCGGCGTGGCCGACCGTCCGAGCCGACGCCGCAAGCGGGCGATTCGGGCCGCGACCCGGGCCGAGGCTCCGCCCGAGGCCGCACCGGTGCGCGCTGCCGCGTCGCTGCCGACGGCCGAATCGCCGAACGCGCGCACTCTGCCGTTCGCCGCGGGGGCACAGCACACGGGAGTGCGAGCCACCCCGCTGGTCCGGCGGCTCGCCGCCGAGGCCGGGATAGATCTGGATACCGTGCACGGCTCCGCGCCGGGTGGTCGAATCGTCCGCTCGGATGTGGAACACGCGGCGACGGAACGAGCCGGGGCGATCGAGCGGCCGGAAGGCATGATCCACAACACCGGCGAGGAGTTCGCTGTACCGGTACCAGCTTCGCGCACCGCCGACCGCATTGTCTCCGATGATGTTGCGCGACAACAGCAGACGCCATCCGATGCCCTCGCGCACGCGTCGGACAAGACCGGCCGCGCCTCCGGGTACGCGCGGCGACTGGCCGTCGACCTCGGTGTGGACCTGGCCGCAGTCGGTGGGAGCGGCATTGACGGTGCGGTGCGCGCCGCCGATGTACGGGCCGCCGCCGCGACGGTGGCGCAGCGGCGGGAATCGAGCACGGAGGTGGCGCCGGCGCTGGGATCGCGCACGGTGGCACCGGAACCCGCACCGACGGAGCGGGTGGTCAGTGCCGCCTCGTCGCGCGCGGAGCGGGTCGCCGAGCTGCCGCCGCGGGATCCGGTGGCGATGCGGCGCGCCATCGCCGCCGCCATGACCCGGTCCAAACAGACTGTGCCGCACTACTACCTCTCCAGCACCGTCGATATGGACGCCGCGCTGCGCTGGCTGCGGGAGACGAATCGGCGCGCACCGGTCGCCGAGCGGCTCCTGCCCGCCGCGCTCCTGCTCACCGCGACCGCGCGGGCCGCCAAGGCGGTACCGGAGATGAACGGGTACTGGGTGGACGAGCGGTTTCAGCCCGCGTCCGTGGTTCACCTGGGAATGGTGGTGTCACTGCGGGGCGGCGGCATTATCGTGCCGACCATCCCCGACGCGGACACCCTCGCGCCGACGGCCATGATGGCGGCCCTGCGCGGCGTCGCGGAGCGGACCCGCACCCTGCGGCTGCGCGCCGCGGACACCACCCCCGCCACCATCACGGTCACCAATCTCGGTGATCTGGGCGCGGATTCGGTCTTCGGGGTGATCGCCGCACCGCAGGTCGCCATTGTGGGCTTCGGCGCGATCAGTGAACGCCCGTGTGCGGTGGACGGACTGCTCGGCGTCCGCGCCCAGGTGACCGCCACGCTCTCCGCCGATCACCGGGCCAGCGACGGCGCGGTCGGCGCTCGTTTCCTGCACACCCTGTCGGATCTGCTGCAACACCCAGAGGAGCTCTGA
- a CDS encoding acyl carrier protein, protein MSTMQSRDTAEAVVRAALRGFATEAELSALPADEPLRRALDLDSLDFLTFIERLSVARGQRIEEDEYPRLLTIHSCVDFLTTNA, encoded by the coding sequence ATGTCCACCATGCAATCCCGGGATACCGCCGAGGCGGTCGTGCGCGCCGCGCTGCGCGGTTTCGCCACCGAGGCCGAACTGTCGGCGCTCCCGGCGGACGAACCGCTGCGGCGCGCACTGGATCTCGACTCGCTGGACTTCCTCACCTTCATCGAACGCCTGTCGGTGGCGCGCGGTCAGCGCATCGAGGAGGACGAGTACCCGCGACTGCTGACGATCCACTCGTGCGTCGACTTCCTGACCACGAACGCCTGA
- a CDS encoding cation-translocating P-type ATPase, protein MLAAAELEGVKTIAQAVPVTGLSTGEAAIRHEQDGPNLLPQRPPVRLWRRLFTQLRDPLVIVLQIAVILTAATRDWTDMSVILLVIVVNTAVGVRQEVRADKAITALSQLAAPTARVVRDGAQQQLPAAEVVVGDLLVLAEGDIVAADAVLTEAASLRVDESALTGESVPVDKTVADGVGVCAGTVVVKGHGRAVVTAIGAAGSTGRIARLLDQDPGLTPLQRRLVDVGRLLAGVTVALCAIVLVLGLFRGQPVQLMVVTAISLAVAAVPESLPAVVTLGLAGGARRMAERHALVRRLHAVETLGSVTVLATDKTGTLTEGRMVARELWTPEAEAKISGTGYAPAGSVRSGDQDLGRGDIFAVTELLSAAALCNDARLIAPGPEGGPWVALGDPTEIALLSAAGKLGLDRHELQAELPRIGERPFDADRKRMTTIHRLPHGSRVICKGAPESILNSTVLGDDPELLLRASEHANRWAHNGFRVLAVAQTDRADTPAAREDPERGLHLLGLIAIFDPPRTAAAATIAACRGAGIRPVLITGDHPGTARAVAAELGIITPDEAVVDCREPIGPYLTTGTVFARATPDQKLTIIQALRDDGQVVAMNGDGVNDGPALRRADIGVAMGERGTEVARQAADLVLADDDLDTLVVAVGEGRRVYANIRRFLVYGLSGGAAEIAVMLAGPFLGLALPLLPAQILWINLLTHGLPGVALGGEPAAPGIMGRAPRPPEQSILGAGLWQRVVRIAFVLTAVTLGVAVWAYHTDRPWQSMAFFALGTTQLAVALGSRARPRSLDNPLLLVAVAAALGLQSAALYLPPLRDLLGTHPLAATDLLIVGGLSILGYVAVRLDRRLHPGESPPATTDSDPR, encoded by the coding sequence GTGTTGGCGGCTGCTGAACTCGAAGGGGTGAAGACCATCGCGCAGGCCGTGCCGGTGACCGGCCTCTCGACAGGTGAGGCGGCGATTCGGCACGAGCAGGACGGGCCGAACCTCTTGCCGCAGCGTCCACCGGTGCGGTTGTGGCGGCGCCTGTTCACGCAGTTGCGCGATCCGCTCGTCATCGTGTTGCAGATCGCGGTGATATTGACGGCCGCGACCCGGGACTGGACCGATATGTCGGTGATCCTGCTGGTCATCGTGGTGAACACCGCGGTCGGCGTCCGACAGGAGGTGCGCGCGGACAAGGCCATCACCGCGCTGTCGCAACTGGCCGCGCCCACCGCCAGGGTGGTCAGAGATGGTGCCCAGCAACAACTTCCGGCCGCCGAGGTGGTCGTCGGCGATCTGCTAGTGCTCGCCGAGGGCGATATCGTCGCCGCCGATGCGGTATTGACCGAGGCCGCGTCACTGCGCGTGGACGAATCTGCGCTGACCGGTGAATCGGTGCCGGTGGACAAGACCGTCGCGGACGGCGTCGGCGTCTGCGCGGGGACCGTGGTGGTCAAGGGCCACGGCCGCGCGGTGGTGACGGCCATCGGCGCGGCGGGCAGCACCGGACGAATTGCCCGGCTGCTGGATCAGGATCCCGGTCTGACACCGTTGCAGCGCCGCCTGGTGGATGTGGGCAGGCTGCTCGCGGGGGTCACGGTCGCACTGTGCGCGATCGTATTGGTGCTGGGCCTGTTTCGCGGGCAGCCCGTGCAGTTGATGGTGGTGACCGCTATCAGTCTGGCGGTCGCCGCGGTTCCCGAGTCACTGCCCGCGGTGGTCACACTGGGGCTCGCGGGTGGTGCGCGGCGGATGGCGGAGCGGCACGCGCTGGTCCGCAGACTGCACGCGGTGGAGACGCTCGGTTCGGTCACCGTCCTGGCCACCGACAAGACCGGAACGCTGACCGAGGGGCGGATGGTCGCCCGGGAGCTGTGGACACCGGAGGCGGAGGCGAAGATCAGCGGAACCGGTTATGCCCCAGCGGGTTCCGTGCGGTCCGGGGATCAGGATCTGGGACGCGGCGACATATTCGCGGTGACCGAACTGCTCAGCGCGGCCGCGCTCTGCAATGATGCCCGGCTGATCGCACCCGGTCCCGAGGGAGGGCCCTGGGTCGCACTCGGTGACCCTACCGAGATCGCATTGCTCAGCGCTGCGGGCAAACTCGGGCTGGACCGGCATGAGTTGCAGGCCGAGCTGCCCCGTATCGGCGAGCGCCCTTTCGACGCCGACCGCAAGCGCATGACCACGATTCACCGCCTGCCGCACGGCTCTCGGGTGATCTGTAAGGGCGCACCCGAGTCGATTCTGAACTCCACCGTGCTCGGCGATGATCCGGAGCTGCTGCTGCGCGCCTCCGAGCACGCGAATCGATGGGCGCACAACGGCTTCCGAGTGCTCGCCGTGGCGCAGACCGATCGGGCGGACACACCGGCGGCACGGGAGGATCCCGAGCGAGGGCTACATCTGCTCGGCTTGATCGCCATCTTCGATCCACCCCGTACCGCCGCCGCGGCGACCATCGCGGCGTGCCGGGGCGCGGGCATCCGGCCCGTCCTCATCACCGGTGACCATCCGGGCACCGCACGCGCCGTCGCCGCCGAACTGGGCATCATCACCCCGGACGAGGCGGTGGTCGATTGCCGCGAGCCGATCGGCCCGTACCTGACCACCGGGACCGTATTCGCCCGTGCCACACCGGATCAGAAGCTGACCATCATCCAGGCGCTGCGCGATGACGGGCAGGTGGTGGCCATGAACGGGGACGGAGTCAATGACGGTCCGGCGCTGCGGCGCGCCGATATCGGGGTGGCCATGGGTGAGCGCGGCACCGAGGTCGCCCGGCAGGCCGCCGATCTCGTGCTCGCCGATGACGATCTGGACACCCTGGTGGTGGCGGTCGGCGAGGGCCGGCGGGTCTACGCGAATATCCGCCGCTTCCTCGTCTACGGGCTCTCCGGTGGGGCCGCGGAGATCGCGGTCATGCTGGCCGGGCCGTTCCTGGGGCTGGCGCTGCCGTTGCTGCCCGCCCAGATTCTCTGGATCAATCTGCTCACCCATGGGCTGCCGGGGGTCGCGCTCGGCGGTGAACCCGCCGCGCCGGGCATTATGGGCCGCGCACCGCGACCGCCCGAGCAGAGCATTCTCGGGGCGGGTCTGTGGCAGCGGGTGGTGCGTATCGCGTTCGTGCTGACCGCGGTGACACTCGGTGTCGCGGTGTGGGCGTATCACACCGATCGGCCATGGCAGAGCATGGCGTTCTTCGCTTTGGGCACAACACAACTCGCGGTGGCGCTGGGTTCCCGCGCGCGCCCGCGCTCACTGGACAATCCCCTGCTGCTCGTGGCTGTCGCGGCGGCGCTGGGCCTGCAATCGGCCGCGCTGTATCTGCCGCCGCTGCGCGATCTGCTCGGCACCCACCCGCTCGCCGCGACCGATCTGTTGATCGTGGGAGGCTTGTCGATCCTGGGCTATGTCGCGGTGCGCCTGGACCGCAGACTGCATCCCGGCGAATCCCCTCCCGCAACAACCGATTCCGATCCGAGATGA
- a CDS encoding cation-translocating P-type ATPase, producing the protein MSATTRPVLPPASQTAADGAMPDFDPREPVDRLIRDLRARRDGLDTRDAARRLEVYGPNELRRVARPHWPADLLAQLIHPLALLLWAAAALSAVTGSTVLALSVVAVIALNALFAVAQERQAERAVEALAAYLPDQATVLRDGRRTEVNGGALVPGDVLLLAEGDRVPADACLLSGSVEVDPSALTGESNPVLRAAGAADPTLSLLQATDLVFTGTTVVGGEATALVFATGMRTEIGRIAALSQRVRTERSPLERQVRRLTWFIAAIAIGVGVIFLPIGMLAAGLSVSAAATFAIGLLVANVPEGLLPTITLALAVGVRGLARSGALVKRLSAVETLGSTTVICTDKTGTLTENRMRAEWVWTPEYEAPAAAIDGGHPVIALLAQTLAACSNAEIAGGAADSTDRGDPTEIALLRLAARLGADTGAAHRSDRRIAQYHFDPVLKLMSTADRGGDGPIWLHTKGSPEAVLARCVAIAGPDGADRPLTDAERVRLTAVVDGYADRALRVLAVARRALPAGDPGDRAAAEARLTFLGLVALTDPARAEVPGAVAECRRAGIRIIVITGDHQRTASAVARSVGICGPDPMIVTGDELARLRDADLEQVLRANPDILFARSSPEDKLRIAEALRASGDIVAMTGDGVNDAPALRRADIGVAMGLSGTDVAREAATMVLTDDNFATIVTAVRAGRRVYDNVRKFIVYIFVHLTPEAVPFLLFALSGGAVPLPLTVLQILAIDLGTETLPAIALGREPAEPGLMDRPPRPPSESVVRPNMLLRGYGLLGGVSAVLVLAGFFLTLYTGGWRPGADTGPGSDLHHLYLQATTMTFLGIVACQLGTGLAARTETATLRAIGFLSNPLLLWGMVFEVVFSLTLVYLPPLAHIFGLAAPAPAQLAVLLLYPPLVWGADELRKMARRRSDRPRR; encoded by the coding sequence ATGAGTGCGACCACCCGGCCGGTGCTCCCGCCCGCGTCGCAGACCGCCGCCGACGGTGCGATGCCGGATTTCGATCCCCGCGAACCGGTGGACCGTTTGATCCGCGACCTGCGCGCGCGCCGCGATGGCCTCGATACCCGGGACGCGGCGCGGCGGCTCGAGGTGTACGGTCCGAACGAGTTGCGCCGCGTGGCCCGGCCGCATTGGCCCGCCGATCTGCTGGCTCAACTGATTCATCCACTCGCGCTGCTGTTGTGGGCGGCCGCCGCACTGTCCGCGGTGACCGGATCCACTGTGCTGGCCCTGTCGGTTGTCGCGGTGATCGCGCTCAACGCGCTCTTCGCGGTCGCGCAGGAGCGGCAGGCCGAGCGCGCGGTGGAGGCGCTGGCCGCGTATCTCCCCGATCAGGCGACCGTGCTGCGCGATGGACGGCGCACCGAGGTGAACGGCGGCGCATTGGTACCCGGTGATGTGCTGCTGCTCGCCGAGGGCGACCGTGTGCCCGCGGACGCGTGCCTGCTGAGTGGTTCGGTGGAGGTGGATCCGTCCGCGCTCACCGGTGAATCGAATCCGGTGCTGCGCGCGGCCGGTGCGGCGGACCCCACGCTATCCCTGCTGCAGGCAACCGATCTGGTCTTCACCGGTACGACCGTGGTGGGCGGTGAGGCGACCGCGCTGGTGTTCGCCACCGGAATGCGTACCGAGATCGGCCGGATCGCGGCACTGTCGCAGCGGGTGCGCACCGAGCGCAGCCCGCTCGAGCGTCAGGTGCGCAGACTCACCTGGTTCATCGCGGCGATCGCGATCGGCGTCGGGGTGATCTTCCTGCCCATCGGCATGCTGGCCGCCGGATTGTCGGTCTCGGCCGCGGCGACCTTCGCCATCGGGTTGTTGGTGGCCAATGTGCCCGAGGGTCTGCTGCCCACCATCACCCTCGCGCTCGCGGTCGGGGTGCGCGGACTGGCCCGCTCCGGTGCACTGGTCAAACGGTTGTCGGCGGTGGAGACGCTCGGATCGACCACGGTGATCTGCACCGACAAGACCGGGACCCTCACCGAGAATCGCATGCGCGCGGAGTGGGTGTGGACGCCCGAGTACGAAGCCCCGGCCGCCGCGATCGATGGCGGACATCCCGTCATCGCACTGTTGGCGCAGACCCTGGCGGCCTGCTCGAATGCCGAAATCGCCGGCGGCGCGGCGGATTCCACCGATCGCGGCGATCCCACCGAGATCGCGCTGCTGCGGCTCGCCGCGCGTCTGGGCGCGGATACCGGCGCGGCGCATCGATCCGATCGACGAATCGCGCAATATCATTTCGACCCGGTTCTCAAACTCATGTCGACCGCCGACCGCGGCGGCGACGGCCCGATCTGGTTGCACACCAAGGGTTCTCCCGAGGCGGTGCTCGCACGCTGTGTCGCGATCGCCGGGCCCGATGGCGCGGATCGACCGCTCACCGATGCCGAGCGGGTCCGGCTCACCGCCGTGGTGGACGGCTACGCCGATCGAGCGCTGCGCGTGCTCGCGGTGGCGCGGCGGGCGCTGCCGGCCGGTGACCCCGGCGACCGGGCCGCGGCCGAGGCACGATTGACCTTCCTGGGCCTGGTGGCGCTCACCGATCCGGCGCGCGCCGAGGTGCCCGGCGCCGTCGCGGAGTGCCGGCGCGCGGGTATTCGCATCATCGTGATCACCGGGGACCATCAGCGCACCGCCTCGGCCGTGGCCCGTTCGGTCGGCATCTGCGGTCCGGATCCCATGATCGTCACCGGTGACGAACTCGCCCGGCTGCGTGATGCCGACCTCGAGCAGGTGCTGCGCGCCAACCCCGACATACTCTTCGCGCGCTCGTCGCCCGAGGACAAGCTGCGCATTGCCGAGGCCCTGCGCGCGTCGGGAGATATCGTCGCCATGACCGGGGACGGCGTGAACGACGCGCCCGCGCTGCGGCGGGCCGATATCGGTGTGGCCATGGGGCTTTCGGGGACCGATGTCGCCCGTGAGGCCGCGACCATGGTGCTCACCGACGACAATTTCGCCACCATCGTCACCGCGGTGCGGGCGGGGCGGCGCGTCTACGACAATGTCCGCAAGTTCATCGTCTACATCTTCGTGCACCTCACCCCGGAGGCCGTTCCGTTCCTGCTTTTCGCGCTGTCCGGCGGGGCGGTGCCGTTGCCGCTGACCGTACTGCAGATTCTCGCCATCGACCTGGGGACCGAGACGCTGCCCGCGATCGCGCTGGGCCGCGAACCCGCCGAACCCGGATTGATGGACCGGCCGCCGCGCCCGCCGTCGGAGAGCGTGGTGCGCCCGAACATGCTGTTGCGTGGCTACGGCCTACTCGGCGGGGTCTCGGCCGTACTGGTACTGGCCGGGTTCTTCCTCACCCTGTACACCGGTGGCTGGCGACCGGGCGCGGACACCGGGCCTGGTTCTGACCTGCATCATCTCTATCTCCAGGCCACCACCATGACATTCCTGGGCATTGTGGCCTGTCAGCTGGGCACCGGCCTGGCCGCGCGCACCGAGACCGCGACACTGCGCGCGATCGGTTTCCTGAGCAATCCATTGCTGTTGTGGGGCATGGTGTTCGAGGTCGTCTTCTCGCTGACCCTGGTCTATCTGCCACCGCTGGCGCATATCTTCGGCCTGGCCGCACCCGCGCCGGCGCAGCTGGCCGTCCTGCTGCTCTACCCGCCGCTGGTGTGGGGGGCCGACGAATTGCGCAAGATGGCACGACGCCGCTCCGATCGGCCTCGACGGTGA